In Gossypium arboreum isolate Shixiya-1 chromosome 5, ASM2569848v2, whole genome shotgun sequence, a single genomic region encodes these proteins:
- the LOC108453674 gene encoding uncharacterized protein LOC108453674: protein MGVDYYKILQVDKNAKDDDLKKAYRKLAMKWHPDKNPNNKKEAEAKFKQISEAYEVLSDPQKKAIYDQYGEEGLKGQVPPQDAGGPGGATFFQTGDGPNVFRFNPRNANDIFAEFFGYSSPFGGMGGSGMRGSSRSFGGMFGDDIFSSFGEGRPMSQNPRKPPPIENTLPCSLEDLYKGTTKKMKISREIADASGKTLPVQEILTIDIKPGWKKGTKITFPEKGNEQPNTIPADLVFIIDEKPHSTFTRDGNDLVVTQKISLAEALTGYTVHLTTLDGRSLNIPINSVIHPNYEEVVPKEGMPIPKDPSKRGNLRIKFNIKFPTRLTAEQKSGIKKLLGPSGVL, encoded by the exons ATGGGTGTAGATTATTACAAGATTCTACAAGTTGACAAGAATGCAAAAGATGATGATTTGAAGAAAGCTTATAGGAAGCTTGCCATGAAGTGGCACCCTGATAAGAACCCAAATAACAAAAAGGAAGCTGAGGCCAAATTCAAGCAAATCTCTGAAGCTTATGAG GTTTTGAGTGACCCACAAAAGAAAGCTATCTATGACCAGTATGGTGAAGAAGGGCTAAAAGGCCAAGTACCACCTCAAGATGCTGGCGGACCTGGTGGAGCAACATTTTTCCAAACCGGAGACGGTCCAAATGTGTTCAGATTCAACCCCAGAAATGCTAATGACATCTTTGCCGAGTTCTTTGGGTATTCTAGCCCCTTTGGGGGAATGGGCGGCAGTGGGATGAGAGGTAGCTCAAGGTCATTTGGTGGCATGTTTGGTGATGATATATTCAGTTCGTTTGGTGAAGGAAGGCCAATGAGTCAGAATCCTCGTAAACCTCCTCCTATTGAAAATACGTTGCCTTGTAGCCTTGAAGATTTATATAAAGGAACCACAAAGAAGATGAAGATTTCTAGAGAAATTGCAGATGCTAGCGG GAAGACATTGCCAGTGCAGGAAATCCTGACCATTGATATCAAACCTGGTTGGAAAAAGGGAACAAAGATCACCTTCCCTGAGAAAGGAAACGAACAACCGAACACAATCCCTGCAGATCTTGTTTTCATAATAGATGAAAAACCTCACAGCACATTCACACGCGATGGCAATGACCTGGTTGTCACGCAAAAGATATCGCTGGCCGAAGCATTAACAGGCTACACCGTTCATCTTACAACATTGGATGGAAGGAGCTTGAACATCCCCATCAACAGTGTGATCCATCCAAACTATGAGGAGGTAGTCCCGAAGGAAGGTATGCCAATTCCCAAAGACCCATCGAAAAGAGGGAACCTCAGAATCAAGTTCAACATTAAGTTCCCAACAAGGTTAACTGCAGAGCAGAAATCTGGAATCAAGAAGTTATTGGGACCATCGGGTGTACTTTGA